From the Nostoc sp. PCC 7107 genome, the window ACAATTTTCGCCGAGCGGCGGCGTGGGCGGAGCAGCAACGGTTTCCATCCCCGTGAGGGGTAAGTGATTTAAAACCATTCGGCATTCTGGCTCGGTTGGAGGTCGCATTCGTGAGTTTCCATCCCCGTGAGGGGTAAGTGATTTAAAACGATATAGTTGCCTCGCTTGCAACTTTAATAGCACATAAAAGTTTCCATCCCCGTGAGGGGTAAGTGATTTAAAACTCTGGGGCAAAACATCACCTTGTCGTACGGTACCGAGGTTTCCATCCCCGTGAGGGGTAAGTGATTTAAAACGAATTCTAGAGTTAATGTCTCAAAAGGGCTATTCTAGTTTCCATCCCCGTGAGGGGTAAGTGATTTAAAACATTAAATGGTTACCAGCTCCTGAGAGGCTGGCAACTATGTTTCCATCCCCGTGAGGGGTAAGTGATTTAAAACTTTTTATTTTCCCATTTCATCTCCTGCGGGAGGGGAGATGGTTTCCATCCCCGTGAGGGGTAAGTGATTTAAAACCACAAAAGATCTCAGAAAGGGGCAAGCGCATCCTCGCCCTGGTTTCCATCCCCGTGAGGGGTAAGTGATTTAAAACCCTACTCTTACACAGACCTTACCAAATAAAGCTTACAGAAGTGTAAAACTGAGGGGGGTCTGTTTTACCTGTCAACAAACTACCATTATTGACAATAAAGGCAGTATCAAATTCACTCAAACGCTTATACAGTAAGTCATCTGAGGGGGTCTACGAAACAATAGGCTTTTCAGCATTTGGCTGACCCCCTCAGTTTACATTTCTTTACAAACTTGTTTTAGGAAACTAACTATTAAGTTACAAACAAAGAAGGCTGATTGAATTTTCATGGTGCAGGCATTGGTATAAACAATACCATACCAATCAACATGATGCAATTTCTTGATTAAGGTTTCCAAATCATTGGTCGATAGATTTTTACCTCTCCTGTCAGACAAGCTACATACTCCCGCACTTGTAACTCTAAACACCTGCGGAAACTCACCTTATATCCTGTATTTGGGTGCGTTAACTCCGACTGCAACTTTTCTTCCCAGTGCTTGAGAAACTTTTTCAACGCATGGGGTTGAAGATATACGCCTCCTTTTTCATCAGGAGGGGTAAAATCATCTTCTGTGAAAATATTGGAATTAATCAAATAAGCAACTAAAGAATCAACTAGTTGAGCGCGAAATTCCTCCATTAAATCGCTAACCAAAGCTGGGTGATTATCGCGGGGAACATGAAGATTACCAAAGTGACTGTGTAATCCTACAGCTTGGATAAACGAGAAAATATTGTGGCTAAGTAAGGTATATCCTAAACTTAAAAGGCTATTCACAGGGTCAGTTGGTGGGCGTTTGGTACGCTTTTCAAATTTAAACGCACCAGAAAATAAACTTCCTAATGCTTGAAAATAAACTGTTGCGGCTCTTCCTTCATATCCTCGCAACGCATCCATACTTTCTGCAAAAGGTAATTTATCCATCAAAATATCTAAATCTTTGATTGCTTCTTTGACAAGATTATCGTCGAACTCTGATGATTTTCGGCGTTTTAAACGCATCAATAAAATGCGAGAGTTATGAATTTTAGCTGTCACAATTACTTCTGCTAGAGTTCGTGTAAACTCAGGATTTTGGCAACGTTCAACCTGTAACATCAAATATTCAACCTTAGCATCACCCGAAACTTGCAATCTACCAAAATATCTGCCCTTCTGCGATAAATACATAATCGAAATTCGTCGCCGCAAAGCCATACTCACCGCACCATGCGAAACATTACAACAACCAAATAACACCACATTACTCACTCGACTAACTGGAACCTTAATTCGCAATTGACCTTGATAATAAACTTGGAATTGCTGATTTTTGACACTTAAATATGCGCCTTGGTCTGTTATATATAAAGTAGTCATGGTTTCCTGCCAGTAATGAGATAAAGATGCTCTAGGAAAGTTAATCGGCTTGTCAATACTGCAAGCTTTAGGCGGATGAGAAACTGGTTTTTTTGGTCTTGGTTTAGTGCGAAAATAAGGATTACCCGAATCATTAATTACCCATTCACCTTTGAGTACAGGTTTGGGAGGCGGTGGTGCATAAACTTCACCGCCAGCAAAGCGATAACCTAAAAAAGTAAACTCATCATTAGGAGTGAAAATCTGTGTCTTCTCTGATTGGAGAGTTAAATAAACCTCTCCCAACCAAACAGTAATTTTGTCAAGGATGCGGTTGGCTTCTTGCCAACTATTACAAGCAATCACAAAATCATCACCATACCGCACTAAATTAATCCCTTGACTCAGACATTTTTTATCAAAATTAGTCAGATATAAATTAGCTAAAGCACCAGAAAGTATTCCACCTTGTAAAACTCCTTTGCCAAAATTACGATATTGTCCAGCAATGATCATTCCTGATTGCAACTGTTGTTCTATTAACTGTAATACACTCGGTTCAAGAGATAATTTCTCCAAGAAAGTTAACAACAATGCCCAAGAAAGATTATCAAAAAAATCAGCAACATCAGCTTTGATAATCCATTTCGGTTGATATTGGTAATATCCATATAAATGCTGTACTGCTTGCAGAATATTGTGTCCCGGACGATAAGCATAGCTACAATCTAGAAAGGTACCTTCTAAAGGAAAATACAACTCATCTAGTAGCAAACGCTGAATAATTCGATCCCGCACAGTAGGGATACCAACTAACCGCTTATCACCATTTTTTTTAGGTATATAAAACCCCTTGGCGGGACTTGCTGTATAAGTTTCATTGTTGAGTTGATAGACGAGATTCTGCAATTGTTCAGTAGCCATCGACTCGAATAATTCTACAGAAATCCCATCTACACCCGCAGTCTTACTCCCCGCACAAACTTGTAGCCATGCGAAATGTAGATGTTCTTGAGTGAACATGATGAATAAGTAAAAAGTAAAAAGGCAAAAGTTTTAAAGTAGGTTGGGTGAAGCAACAGCGAAACCCAACATAGATTTTGCCAACTCAAGATGGTTTTATATTGAGTTTTTTAACGTCCACCCAACCTACAATTTAATTGTTGCAGTGCTATATATGAGTTCGTGTATGGGTTATTGACTCTTTTATATGAGTTCGTATATGACTTATGCCAATTCAAAAATTATGAATAAATTTGCTCAAGAGACGTTGCATTGCAACGTCTCTACATCTAGATTACTGCATCAAAATTTGACGGCTTAAAATACTCATCACCTCATCTGGATTACCCGTTGCTTGCAGTGGACTCCAATCTCCCACACTGGCGTAACCAATAACTTGCAAATAGTGAATTGTACTGGTGACGGCTTTGGGAGAACCAATTAGTAAATGTTTAATTGGTTCTCGGTGGGGAAATGGTTGTTGGGGTATTTGCTTGGGAGTGGGGAAGTGGAAGTTTTGTCTTAAGAACTGGACTAATGGGAATTGGGCGAATTTGAGTAATTGTGCCATCATTATCTGTATGCTCCTTTTGTGAGGGGTATAAAAGCGATCGCTCTCTTCTTGCCGGAATCAGACGATCGCTTTTACCTTTTGTGGGGTTTAGATAAGGGCGGTTGCTTTGTTCTTTGGGGAAGGAAGCGATCGCCTTTATCATGTCTTTTATATTAAAGTATAAAATTATACTCGTCAACTACTAATTCCAAAATTTTTATTACTAATTTCCCAATTTTTACAAAGACAAATTATCTTAAATAGCAGTTAACTTTTACCTTTTACCTTTTTACTTTTTACTTGTTATGTCTCGAACTCTGGTAGCATCACCTGAAGGCGTACAACTAGCAAGAAAAGCCCTAAAAGCTAAAAATTTAACCCAAACAGATTTTGCTATAGAAGTAAGATTAGGTTATTCAACTGTTAGTAATTTCTTCAACACTAAACCGATATATCGCACAAACTTTCAAGAAATATGCGTGTTTTTGGGTTTAGACTGGAAAGACATCGCCGTGTTTGGTGATATAGAAACCGAAGAACTCTCACCCCTCGATAAATTATGGCAACAACTTCAATCATTAGGTTCGCCAACTGAACAAATGGGTTTAGTCTTAGTCAAAGAAGAAACACTTGGTTGGGGGACAAGAATCCCCAGTCGGTACGAAACATCAGTGCAAATCGGGAGTTACATTCAAGTTGAGATAAATTTGTCAACTCCCGGTTATTTATTGTTATTGCAAAAAGATACATCTGGGCAAATGTGGTGTTTTTGTCCTTCATGTTTTGCTCAACAGCCACACTTAGATACTGGTAAAACCAGCTTACCGCAACCGGGTTCACCAATGAACGCTTTCCCCGTCGAAGGAACTCCCGGTAAGGAAGAAATTATCGCCATCATTACCAAAGAAGTACCTCAATTAGACTGGTTAACCCAAGATAATGATGAGGTTTTAGAACTAGAAGCTAGTCATCTGACAGAATTACTAAATTATGTGCATGAACACGAAGAATCTCAACTTTGGTATACAGATTACATGGTGAGCGCATGATAAAAAAGTTAATGTTTTCAGCTTTCAAAATTTAAGGTATTTTGTTATACTGCCCTTTAAAAGCACAGAACCTTGAAAACTTAATCTAAAGTTTCCAACTGGAACTTAAAGTATTGATTTTGACTTTCTTTACATAAGTTTACCTGAGGGGGTCAGGCGATCGCTGAAACCCTTATTCTTTCGTTGACCCCCTCAGGTAGCTTACTGTACAAGCTTTTGAGTCTGGTCTAATAGCCTTCTATTCTCAATAATATGTACTTATTGACAGGTAAATTAGACCCCCCTCAGAAATGCCTATCTCTAACCCTCTCTGGCTAAGGCTTCTAAAAGGGTAGGGTTTTCAATTCATTACCCCTCACGGGGATGGAAACGAGCAATTGTGACCTGGGAGGTCACGGGTAAGCCCGTGTTTTCAATTCATTACCCCTCACGGGGATGGAAACCTCAGGATTTCAGCTTTCTCCGCATTACACGCGCAGAAAGTGTTTTCAATTCATTACCCCTCACGGGGATGGAAACTATTCAGGTCTGCCGGGTGGCTCCTGAAATTTTTTCGTTTTCAATTCATTACCCCTCACGGGGATGGAAACTCTCATTTGCATCTGGTGGGAATGAATGCACCGAAAGTTTTCAATTCATTACCCCTCACGGGGATGGAAACTTGACAACACCTTGTCCCCAAGGGGGGAAGAGGTTCTATGGTTTTCAATTCATTACCCCTCACGGGGATGGAAACAATAGTGATGGGGGTAAATGCCTCCGCCCTGGCCTCCAATAGTTTTCAATTCATTACCCCTCACGGGGATGGAAACTCTCTTGTGTTAGTGGGTTGGCTTAAGTTGTAACCAAGTTTTCAATTCATTACCCCTCACGGGGATGGAAACTTGTCGTCTGCGTTAGCAGGTACTAAAACAGTTTCTAAACCAGTTTTCAATTCATTACCCCTCACGGGGATGGAAACTGGAGATCGACTTGTACTGCGGTACCTGTCTGAGTCCGGGTTTTCAATTCATTACCCCTCACGGGGATGGAAACTCTATAGTTTCATCAAACTCACAACACAGTATTTTGTTTTCAATTCATTACCCCTCACGGGGATGGAAACACTTGAGGCGGGGGATGCACCTCCCCCTCCTACACATTTGTTTTCAATTCATTACCCCTCACGGGGATGGAAACTTTTTGGATGTTCTCAAGCGTGCACTTTGGATCATTATTGTTTTCAATTCATTACCCCTCACGGGGATGGAAACAAATATTTTCCCGCATGACCTACTAGAAAATTATCTACATCGTTTTCAATTCATTACCCCTCACGGGGATGGAAACTTGGACGACGCGACTCGAGAGGATTCTCCCCTCAGAAAATTGTTTTCAATTCATTACCCCTCACGGGGATGGAAACCATAAGTAAAATTGCGACTCATTCCGCAGGAAGTAACTGTTTTCAATTCATTACCCCTCACGGGGATGGAAACATGTACGTATGGTGGACTATAATTATATCCGGGGATGTCGTTTTCAATTCATTACCCCTCACGGGGATGGAAACCTTAAAAATTTGCAATTCTTTACACTGATTAATTGTTTTCAATTCATTACCCCTCACGGGGATGGAAACCCAAGGGTGCCTTGCTGCAACGCGGTTACAACAAAAGTTTTCAATTCATTACCCCTCACGGGGATGGAAACAAACCTAATAGACCACCAGTAACCGCGCTGAAACCAGGTTTTCAATTCATTACCCCTCACGGGGATGGAAACTTTAATTTCAGTCTGACTAATGCTTGGAGCAGGGGTTTTCAATTCATTACCCCTCACGGGGATGGAAACTTTTTTTACTTCAGTTTCAAAAACTGTCAGATCAAAATGTTTTCAATTCATTACCCCTCACGGGGATGGAAACCTCAAGGACAAGGCAGGAACCTAAGCCCCTGAACTGTTTTCAATTCATTACCCCTCACGGGGATGGAAACCCTTTCCCGCTTAAGCGGTGAAGGATATCCAAATTATAGTTTTCAATTCATTACCCCTCACGGGGATGGAAACTCTGTCGCATCGGGATTTATCCCGATGCAAACTTTGGTGTTTTCAATTCATTACCCCTCACGGGGATGGAAACCTGAAGTAGTTGCGCGGCGAGCTGTGCTGGTGTGATTGGAGTTTTCAATTCATTACCCCTCACGGGGATGGAAACTCAGCAGTATCTCGTTTGACACTGTCCAACGGAAGGTGTTTTCAATTCATTACCCCTCACGGGGATGAGAAATTTTAGATAAAATAAGTAATTAATAAAAGCGAAAAAACATATAAACATCTGGAACTAGCAGATGAAAAAACTTATAAAACAACTCAATCAACTTAACTTACAAGTTGTAGAATTAGCAGGACAAGGAAACCTAGAACAAGCTCTAATAGTTGCCCAGCAAGCTGTAAATCTAGGCAAAAATCAACAGCTAACAGAAAATCCTGAATATTGTGATAGCTTAAATAACCTCGCCGAACTATATCGGATGCAAGGACGTTACTTATTAGCCCAGCCCTTATACTTGCAAACCTTAACTCTCAGGAAAAATATTCTAGGTTCAGAACATCCTGATGTTGCTCAATCTTTAAATAATCTCGCAGCTTTATATCATGCACAAGGTAATTATATAGAAGCGGAAAAACTATTTTTAGAAGCATTGGAATTGTGGAAAGATATCTTTGGTGAAGAGCATTTTCAAATTGCGACTAATTTAAATAATCTGGCAGAAATATATCGAGAACAAGGAAAATATTTCCAAGCCGAACAAGTACATTTAGAAGTTTTAGCAATGCGAAAACGCTTGTTTGGTGAATCACATCCTGATATTGTCCAAACATTAAATAATTTAGCCAACATTTACACATCACAAGGCCACTATGCAGATGCAGAACAAATGCACCTAAAAACCTTAGCGATGAAACAAAGCTTATTTGGCGAATCACATCCAGAAATTGCTGTTAGCCTGAATAATTTAGCTGCATTGTATGACTCTCAAGGGCGTTATTTAGAGGCTGAAGCAACGTTTCATGAAATTCTAACCAAATTGCCAAAAATCCTCCCAAATGAACATCCATACATAGCAACTATCTTAAATAATCTTGCCAGCAACTATAAAGAACAAGGACGCTACCGAGAATCGGAACAAAAATATCTAGAAGCTTTAGCAATGCGGAAACGCTTGCTAGGAAATCAACATCCTGATGTAGCAGCGAGTTTGAGTAACTTAGCTGATGTGTATGTTAGCCAAGGACGTTATTTAGAAGCTGAACAAATTTATTTAGAAGCTCATGGGATGAGGAAGCAATTGTTCACTTCTGAACACCCTGATATTGCTGAGAGTTTAAGGAATATAGCAGTAGTTTATACATATCAAGGACGCTATTTAGAAGCAGAGCAACAATATTTGGAAGTCTTACCTATGCTGGAAAAATTGTTAGGGAAAGAGCATCCAGTTATTGCTGATAATTTAATTAATCTAGCCGCACTTTATGAAGAACAAGGACGTTATGCAGAAGCTGAACAGAAATATTTGATAGCGTTAGAAATCCAAAGAAATATTCTAGGGTTAGAACATCCAGAAATTGCCCATACTTTCAACCAAATAGCAGTACTTTATCGCCTTCAAGGACGATATGCAGAGTCAGAAAAGCTGCATTTAGAGTGTTTGGCGATGGCAAAACGTCTGTTAGGAGAACAACATCCATTTGTTGCAGTTGTTCTGAATAACTTAGCAGTATTATATGATGATCTAAATCAATATTCTCAAGCAGAATCATTATTTTTAGAAGCTCTAGCAATTGTTAAAACTGCCTTCGGTAATGAACACCCGCAAGTAGCAACTACCATGAATAACTTAGCTGTTATTTATGATTTTCAAGGGCGTTACCAAGAAGCAGAACAACTGCATCTAGAAACATTAAACCTGAGAAAGTCTTTATTAGGGGAAGAACACCCAAAAGTTTCTATAAGTCTGAATAATCTGGGAGAACTTTACTTTTCATTAGGGCGTTTTGCACAAGCAGAGCAGAAGTATGTGGAAACTTTGGCGATGCGAAAACGCTTATTGGGAGAAGAGCATCCCGATGTGGCGTTTAGTATGAATAATCTCGCTACTGTTTTAGCTGCGACTAACCGCCCAGATGAAGCATTGGCTTATCGCATTGCAGCCAGTAAAATTGAGGATAAGATTATTCGTAACATATTTGCGTTTAGTTCGGAAAGCGATCGCCTCTCCTTCCTCGACAAAATCAGAAATAATTTTGATTTATTTCTCTCGTTAGTTTACCAACATCTATCCAACTCCGATAACGCCAAACTTGCAGCCCTAGATTTTATCTTAAAACGCAAAGGACTCACAGCATCAGCCCTGGCGGCTCAAAACCAAGCTCTCTACAGTGGACGCTACCCCCAACTCCAAGAAAAATTTCGTCAGCTGAGTGATTTAAACACGCGACTGGTGCATTTAACTTTCTCGGTTCCGCAAACCGATGACACCTCGACAACCGAGAAAACCTTACACCAGTTGAGAACTTACCGAGAGAATTTAACACGACTGCAAGCACAGTACAACTACTTGCAAAAACAACTAGCATTGCAAGTACCAGAGATTCAGTTATCTGAGGAAACTTTTGACCGTCAAACTATAGCCGCAGCCTTACCTCCTGATTCTATTTTGGTCGAATTTGTCCGCTTTGATGTATTTGATTTTCAGGCGATCGCCGCGAATGGAGCAACTCAATGGTATCCGGCTCGATATCTAGCATTTATTCTAAAAGCCGGACAACCAGACGCAGTGCAGATGCTTGACTTAGGAATAGCCGCAACCATTGATGAAGTAATTCAGGTATTTCGCTTACAAGCCTCTGACTATCACCAGCCAACATTAGCTTTGAGAAAAACCCCCAATAAACCAAAGCTGCATATACAATCTTACGATTCCACAGCCGCTATTCAACTGAGTCAACTGCTTTTTGCACCTATCCGTGACTGTGTAAAAGATTGCAGACATTTAATTGTTGCACCAGATGGCAATTTAAACCTAGTGCCGTTTCAGATTTTGCCTGTCGATAACACTGGTACAAGACTGTTAATGAATGAATATACCATCAGTTATCTCAGTGTTGGCAGAGAAATTCTTCACAGCAAAGTACAAAAACCAAAACCTTCCATCTCTGCACCACTGATTATTGCTGATCCTGATTTTGATTTAACAGCAGAGTCCGCTACAAATTTAGCTTCCAAGGCGGAAACGAAAATCAAACCACCCATCCCAGAAACAACCTTGCGTCGCGCTGTGGGGACAAGATTTTTGGGTGAAAGTGTGGCGAAAAAACTTCTGGATGCAAAATTATACTTAGGTACAGAAGCATTAGAAAGCCGCCTAGTCAATAGTGATTGTCCTAATATTATGCTGATTGCCACTCACGGCCTATTTTTGAGTAACTCTGA encodes:
- the cas1 gene encoding CRISPR-associated endonuclease Cas1, translated to MFTQEHLHFAWLQVCAGSKTAGVDGISVELFESMATEQLQNLVYQLNNETYTASPAKGFYIPKKNGDKRLVGIPTVRDRIIQRLLLDELYFPLEGTFLDCSYAYRPGHNILQAVQHLYGYYQYQPKWIIKADVADFFDNLSWALLLTFLEKLSLEPSVLQLIEQQLQSGMIIAGQYRNFGKGVLQGGILSGALANLYLTNFDKKCLSQGINLVRYGDDFVIACNSWQEANRILDKITVWLGEVYLTLQSEKTQIFTPNDEFTFLGYRFAGGEVYAPPPPKPVLKGEWVINDSGNPYFRTKPRPKKPVSHPPKACSIDKPINFPRASLSHYWQETMTTLYITDQGAYLSVKNQQFQVYYQGQLRIKVPVSRVSNVVLFGCCNVSHGAVSMALRRRISIMYLSQKGRYFGRLQVSGDAKVEYLMLQVERCQNPEFTRTLAEVIVTAKIHNSRILLMRLKRRKSSEFDDNLVKEAIKDLDILMDKLPFAESMDALRGYEGRAATVYFQALGSLFSGAFKFEKRTKRPPTDPVNSLLSLGYTLLSHNIFSFIQAVGLHSHFGNLHVPRDNHPALVSDLMEEFRAQLVDSLVAYLINSNIFTEDDFTPPDEKGGVYLQPHALKKFLKHWEEKLQSELTHPNTGYKVSFRRCLELQVREYVACLTGEVKIYRPMIWKP
- a CDS encoding DUF4384 domain-containing protein, translating into MSRTLVASPEGVQLARKALKAKNLTQTDFAIEVRLGYSTVSNFFNTKPIYRTNFQEICVFLGLDWKDIAVFGDIETEELSPLDKLWQQLQSLGSPTEQMGLVLVKEETLGWGTRIPSRYETSVQIGSYIQVEINLSTPGYLLLLQKDTSGQMWCFCPSCFAQQPHLDTGKTSLPQPGSPMNAFPVEGTPGKEEIIAIITKEVPQLDWLTQDNDEVLELEASHLTELLNYVHEHEESQLWYTDYMVSA
- a CDS encoding tetratricopeptide repeat protein, whose protein sequence is MKKLIKQLNQLNLQVVELAGQGNLEQALIVAQQAVNLGKNQQLTENPEYCDSLNNLAELYRMQGRYLLAQPLYLQTLTLRKNILGSEHPDVAQSLNNLAALYHAQGNYIEAEKLFLEALELWKDIFGEEHFQIATNLNNLAEIYREQGKYFQAEQVHLEVLAMRKRLFGESHPDIVQTLNNLANIYTSQGHYADAEQMHLKTLAMKQSLFGESHPEIAVSLNNLAALYDSQGRYLEAEATFHEILTKLPKILPNEHPYIATILNNLASNYKEQGRYRESEQKYLEALAMRKRLLGNQHPDVAASLSNLADVYVSQGRYLEAEQIYLEAHGMRKQLFTSEHPDIAESLRNIAVVYTYQGRYLEAEQQYLEVLPMLEKLLGKEHPVIADNLINLAALYEEQGRYAEAEQKYLIALEIQRNILGLEHPEIAHTFNQIAVLYRLQGRYAESEKLHLECLAMAKRLLGEQHPFVAVVLNNLAVLYDDLNQYSQAESLFLEALAIVKTAFGNEHPQVATTMNNLAVIYDFQGRYQEAEQLHLETLNLRKSLLGEEHPKVSISLNNLGELYFSLGRFAQAEQKYVETLAMRKRLLGEEHPDVAFSMNNLATVLAATNRPDEALAYRIAASKIEDKIIRNIFAFSSESDRLSFLDKIRNNFDLFLSLVYQHLSNSDNAKLAALDFILKRKGLTASALAAQNQALYSGRYPQLQEKFRQLSDLNTRLVHLTFSVPQTDDTSTTEKTLHQLRTYRENLTRLQAQYNYLQKQLALQVPEIQLSEETFDRQTIAAALPPDSILVEFVRFDVFDFQAIAANGATQWYPARYLAFILKAGQPDAVQMLDLGIAATIDEVIQVFRLQASDYHQPTLALRKTPNKPKLHIQSYDSTAAIQLSQLLFAPIRDCVKDCRHLIVAPDGNLNLVPFQILPVDNTGTRLLMNEYTISYLSVGREILHSKVQKPKPSISAPLIIADPDFDLTAESATNLASKAETKIKPPIPETTLRRAVGTRFLGESVAKKLLDAKLYLGTEALESRLVNSDCPNIMLIATHGLFLSNSETKPSDRQRTFLSIERLRTTKAENPMMRSGLALAGANTWLCGGTLPPNAGKGFVFAQDIASLDLWNNELTVLSACDTARGDIKIGEGVFGLRRAFAVAGSQTLVMSLWPVPDRVTAFLMERFFDNLQSGIGRAEALHQAQNYVRTITVKELRQSALGVEVLKELLRAKEVSADSQIDCQEEDTPLQHPFYWGAWICQGNTEPLTVRAVFS